In Egibacteraceae bacterium, the genomic window TGCTTCCACACGAGAAGTGACCCCAACCCCCACCCACACCTTGTTCAAATGCCCCACATAAGTTCAGTTGCTCGTGGTGGAGGGCACCATCGACGGTGACGACCGCACCGCCCGGGCCCGGATTCGCGACGCCGCCATCACCCGCTTCGCCGAGGACGGGGTGGCGGGCACCAGCGTGCGCGCGATCGCTGGCCAGGCGGGTGTCTCGGCGGCGCTGGTCATCCATCACTTCGGGTCCAAGGAGGCGCTGCGCGCGGCCTGCGACGAGCACGTGGCGGCCACCATCCGCGAGCGCAAGCAGACGGCGATGGCCGCCGGCCCCGGGCTCGACCCTGGACGCTCGGGGCGCTGGTCCTGCACGAGCACGTGCACCGGCTGCTCGGGGCCGACCTGACGGGCTCACCCGACGAGGTTGCTGCAGCGACCGCGTACGTCGGGCCGGTGCTGGAGCTGCTCAGCGACGGGCTCATCACCGAGGCGGCGGCCACGCGCATGCGCGCGGCGTTCACCACGCCGCACGAGGAGCACGGCGAGAAGGAGGCGGGGTCGTGACCGACGTCGTGATCCGCACGGAGGGCCTGGTCAAGGACTACGGGGACGTCCGGGCGCTGGCCGGGGTCGACCTGGAGGTCCGCCACGGCGAGGTGTTCGGCTTCCTCGGCCCAAACGGCGCCGGCAAGTCGACCACCATCCGGGTGCTGCTCGACCTGCTGCGGCCTACGGCCGGGCGCGCCGAGGTGTTCGGCGTCACCCCCCAGGCCGGGGGACCGTCGCTGCGCGTGCGCATCGGCTACCTGCCGGGCGAGCTGACCATGTCCGGCCGCACGACCGCGGGCCAGCTACTCGCCCACCTCGCTCGCCTGCGCGGCGGTGCCGGGGCCGACGGGGTCGGCCCCCTGGCCGAGCGCTTCGGCCTGGACCTCGACCGCCCGATCCGTGGCCTGTCCAAGGGCAACAAGCAGAAGATCGGGGTCGTCCAGGCGTTCATGCACCGCCCCGACCTGCTGGTCCTCGACGAGCCGACCAGCGGCCTCGACCCCCTCCTGCAGCGCGAGTTTCTCGACCTGGTCGTGGAGGCCCGCGACCGCGGGGCGACGGTGTTCATGTCCTCCCACGTGCTGAGCGAGGTCGAGGAGATCGCCGGGCGCGTGGCGATCATCCGCGCCGGGCGCATCGTCGACGTCGACGACGTGCGCACCCTGCGCCACCGGGCCGGCCAGCTGGTCGAGCTGCGCTTCGGCGAACCCGTGGACCCCCGGCGGTTCACGGGCCTTGACCACGTCGAGGACGTCGATGTGCAGTGGTGGTCCGAGGACGGCGTCGACGGCTCGACCCTGCGCTGCCTGCTGCGCGGCGAGCCGGACGCCCTGCTGAAGGCCGCCGCCGGCTACCGGGTGCTGCGCTGGTCGGCCGCCGACCGTGAGTTCGACGACCTGTTCCTGGACTTCTACCGCGTCCCGGTCGACGAGCTCGCCGACGAGGACGTGCCCGCCGATGGCCGCTGACGCCCTGCCCGTCACCACCGGCGTCCTGCGCGACACGCGCCGGTCCCTGCTGCTGTGGGGGATCGCCGTCGCGGCCGTGACCGCCATCTACGTGGGCTTCTGGCCCGCGATGGGCGAGGGCGCCGACATCGAGAGCTTCATCGAGAACATGCCGGAGGGGTTGGTGCAGGCCCTCGGGTACGACCAGATCGCCACCCCCGCGGGGTACCTGCGCTCGACGGTCTACGGCCTGCTCGCCCCGGTGCTGCTGCTGGTGTTCGCCATCGGTGCGGGCGCCCGCCTCGTCGCCGGCCAGGAGGAGGACGGCACCCTGGAGCTGGAGCTGACCGCGCCGATCGCGCGGGGTGCGCTGCTCACCGGACGGCTGCTGGCGCTCTGGGCGAGCGCGACCGTGTTGGTGGCGATCGTCACCCTGACGGCGCTGGCGCTCGTGTCGGCCATCGACATGGACGTCGCCGCGGGCAACATCGTCGCCGCCAGCACCGCCCTGTGGCTGCTCGTGCTGGGCTTCGGCACGCTGGCCCTGGCCGTCGGCGCCGCGACCGGACGGCGGACCGTCGGCCTGGGGGTGGCCGCGGGTGCCGCGGTGGTGGCCTTCATGCTCGACGCGATCGGCCCGGCCGTCGGCGCCGACTGGATGACCGCCGTGTCGCCGTTCTCCTGGTACCTGGACCCCAACCCGCTGGCCGACGGGTTCCAGCCGCGTGGCCTGGCCCTGCTGGCGGCGATACCGGTGCTCGCCGGCG contains:
- a CDS encoding ABC transporter permease subunit; amino-acid sequence: MAADALPVTTGVLRDTRRSLLLWGIAVAAVTAIYVGFWPAMGEGADIESFIENMPEGLVQALGYDQIATPAGYLRSTVYGLLAPVLLLVFAIGAGARLVAGQEEDGTLELELTAPIARGALLTGRLLALWASATVLVAIVTLTALALVSAIDMDVAAGNIVAASTALWLLVLGFGTLALAVGAATGRRTVGLGVAAGAAVVAFMLDAIGPAVGADWMTAVSPFSWYLDPNPLADGFQPRGLALLAAIPVLAGVLGLVRFRGRDLMV
- a CDS encoding TetR/AcrR family transcriptional regulator — translated: MVEGTIDGDDRTARARIRDAAITRFAEDGVAGTSVRAIAGQAGVSAALVIHHFGSKEALRAACDEHVAATIRERKQTAMAAGPGLDPGRSGRWSCTSTCTGCSGPT
- a CDS encoding ABC transporter ATP-binding protein, translated to MTDVVIRTEGLVKDYGDVRALAGVDLEVRHGEVFGFLGPNGAGKSTTIRVLLDLLRPTAGRAEVFGVTPQAGGPSLRVRIGYLPGELTMSGRTTAGQLLAHLARLRGGAGADGVGPLAERFGLDLDRPIRGLSKGNKQKIGVVQAFMHRPDLLVLDEPTSGLDPLLQREFLDLVVEARDRGATVFMSSHVLSEVEEIAGRVAIIRAGRIVDVDDVRTLRHRAGQLVELRFGEPVDPRRFTGLDHVEDVDVQWWSEDGVDGSTLRCLLRGEPDALLKAAAGYRVLRWSAADREFDDLFLDFYRVPVDELADEDVPADGR